The proteins below come from a single Ruegeria sp. SCSIO 43209 genomic window:
- a CDS encoding DUF302 domain-containing protein: MRALWAAICLLAMPAWADGIEPLTGWAVYSSGKSYETLVDDTKAAVKENGLIVVTQAGPTKAAASRGITIPGNRVIGAFNNDYAVRVLETSTNAMIEAPIRFYVTENEDGTATLSYKTPSFVFAPYADEGGDALREIATELDAKFQAVAENAVK; the protein is encoded by the coding sequence ATGAGGGCGCTTTGGGCTGCGATCTGCCTGCTGGCGATGCCTGCTTGGGCCGACGGCATCGAACCTCTTACTGGATGGGCGGTTTACTCCAGCGGAAAAAGCTATGAGACCCTCGTGGATGACACAAAGGCCGCGGTAAAGGAAAACGGCCTGATCGTTGTGACACAGGCCGGGCCGACCAAAGCGGCGGCCTCGCGCGGTATCACCATTCCGGGCAACCGGGTGATTGGCGCATTCAACAACGATTACGCAGTTCGGGTTCTTGAAACCTCGACCAACGCGATGATCGAAGCGCCCATCCGTTTCTACGTGACCGAGAACGAGGACGGCACTGCAACCCTTTCTTACAAGACACCAAGCTTCGTCTTTGCCCCTTACGCAGACGAGGGCGGAGACGCTCTGCGCGAGATTGCCACAGAATTGGACGCAAAGTTTCAGGCCGTAGCGGAAAACGCCGTCAAATAG